From Micromonospora carbonacea:
TGGAGCACCGGCAGGCGTCCCTGGAGGAGCTGGGGGCGCTCGCCGACCCGCCGCTGACCAAGGACGCGATCGCCGGCCGGATCCGCCGGTTGCTGGCCCTGGCCGACAAGCGGGCCCGTGACCTGGGCATCCCGGATACGGAAGCGGCCGTCACGCCCGACATGCTCGTGGTCTGATAGGACGGTGGCGGTGGGCGGGCGGCGGGCCCGTCCCGCCGCGCGTCGACCGGAGCGCGCGCCGGCCCCGGGAGCGCGCAGCGGATCACCACCCGGCGCACCGCGCCGCCACGCGCTCGGATAGGGTCGTTGCGTACGGCAAGGGGGCCGGCACCGGCACTCTCGCCGTGCACACCGCCTCGGGCGGTCAGGTTCTCTCGGGCCGCGGCGGGGTGGCCGACACGAACTGTCAACGGCCGACTCCAACGGTCGGCGCACACCACTTCGCCGGTCCGATTCCACGCCGGCGGATAAGAACGCGAGGAGATGGGACCTGTGACCATCCGGGTTGGCATCAACGGCTTCGGCCGCATCGGCCGTAACTTCTTCCGGGCCGTGCTGGCGTCCGGCGCGGACATCGAGGTCGTGGCCGTCAACGACCTGACCGACAACGCGACGCTCGCCCACCTGCTCAAGTACGACAGCATCCTGGGTCGCCTCCCGCACGAGGTCAAGGCGACGGCCGACGAGATCACCGTCGGCGGCAAGACCATCAAGGCGTTCGCCGAGCGCGACCCGGCGAAGCTGGCGTGGGGCGAGGTCGGGGCCGACGTGGTCATCGAGTCGACCGGCTTCTTCACCGACGGCACCAAGGCGAAGGCGCACGTCGACGGCGGGGCCAAGAAGGTCATCATCTCCGCCCCGGCGAAGAACGAGGACGTCACGGTCGTCATGGGCGTCAACCACGACCAGTACGACCCGGCCAAGCACACGATCATCTCGAACGCCTCCTGCACCACCAACTGCCTGGCCCCGATGGCGAAGGTGCTGCACGACACGTTCGGCATCACCAAGGGTCTGATGACCACCATCCACGCGTACACCCAGGACCAGAACCTCCAGGACGCGCCGCACAAGGACCTGCGCCGCGCCCGGGCCGCCGCGCTGAACATCGTCCCGACCTCCACGGGCGCCGCGAAGGCCATCGGCCTGGTGCTGCCGGAGCTGAAGGGCAAGCTCGACGGGTACGCGCTGCGGGTGCCGATCCCCACCGGCTCGGCCACCGACCTCACCGTCGAGGTGGGCCGGGAGACCTCGGTCGACGAGGTCAACGCCGCGCTGAAGGCCGCCGCCGAGGGCCCGCTCAAGGGCGTCCTGGTCTACAACGAGGACCCGATCGTCTCCGCCGACATCGTCACCGACCCGGCGTCGTGCATCTTCGACGCGCCGCTGACCAAGGTCATCGGCAACCAGGTCAAGGTCGTCGGCTGGTACGACAACGAGTGGGGCTACTCGAACCGCCTGGTGGACCTGGTCAAGCTGGTGGGTCAGTCGCTGTGACCA
This genomic window contains:
- the gap gene encoding type I glyceraldehyde-3-phosphate dehydrogenase, translating into MTIRVGINGFGRIGRNFFRAVLASGADIEVVAVNDLTDNATLAHLLKYDSILGRLPHEVKATADEITVGGKTIKAFAERDPAKLAWGEVGADVVIESTGFFTDGTKAKAHVDGGAKKVIISAPAKNEDVTVVMGVNHDQYDPAKHTIISNASCTTNCLAPMAKVLHDTFGITKGLMTTIHAYTQDQNLQDAPHKDLRRARAAALNIVPTSTGAAKAIGLVLPELKGKLDGYALRVPIPTGSATDLTVEVGRETSVDEVNAALKAAAEGPLKGVLVYNEDPIVSADIVTDPASCIFDAPLTKVIGNQVKVVGWYDNEWGYSNRLVDLVKLVGQSL